A part of Haloarchaeobius sp. HME9146 genomic DNA contains:
- a CDS encoding FAD-dependent oxidoreductase, whose product MTHEIAILGGGIGGLSAAHELATRGFDVTVYEHHDRFGGKARSFPGPADGDTALPAEHGFRFLPGFYTHLPDTMQRIPTGDGSVHDHLVSSETVFQAFTTGDSREMAVSVPDSLAGWRDRLENMFGSKVPRDESVFFANKLLTLLSSCERRWDEEYEHVSWWEFIRAEEMSDAYQTFLGYGVTQSLVAMRPEVSSARTIGRIYLQLVRGLFDSDLHADRLLDGPTNDVFIDPWVAHLRDLGVTLHTGATVTDLEADGERVTGARVEMDDGERVVTADQYVLALPSDVVLVLLTPDLEAAAPSLAGVRELDRGWMNGIQFYLRRDVPTVRGHSVYYDSPWALTSISQRQFWDDHDFDAYDECEGVLSVIVSEWDEPGILYGKPARECTRAEVADEVWAQLQAHLNRGEAVLPDDVLLGSSLDPAIRWDDEAGELRNDAPLLVNTVGSHQYRPEAGTECPNLVLAADYVRTETDLASMECANEAARRAVNAILDRVGSTADRCALWEFEWPAVFEPGRQHDALNMRLGLPHPAAGSDQFWTAYRGVRTSPLLGRFFSE is encoded by the coding sequence ATGACACACGAGATCGCTATCCTCGGCGGCGGTATCGGCGGCCTGAGCGCCGCACACGAACTGGCGACACGCGGCTTCGACGTGACGGTGTACGAGCACCACGACCGCTTCGGCGGCAAGGCCCGGAGTTTTCCGGGCCCGGCCGACGGCGATACCGCGCTCCCCGCAGAACACGGGTTCCGGTTCTTACCCGGCTTCTACACGCACCTCCCGGACACCATGCAGCGGATTCCGACGGGTGACGGCAGCGTCCACGACCACCTCGTCAGCAGCGAGACCGTCTTCCAGGCGTTCACGACCGGTGATTCCCGCGAGATGGCGGTGTCGGTGCCGGATTCGCTGGCCGGCTGGCGTGACCGCCTCGAGAACATGTTCGGCTCGAAGGTCCCGCGCGACGAGTCGGTATTCTTCGCGAACAAGTTGCTGACGCTGCTGTCGAGTTGCGAACGGCGATGGGACGAGGAGTACGAACACGTCTCCTGGTGGGAGTTCATCCGCGCCGAGGAGATGTCCGATGCGTACCAGACGTTCCTCGGCTACGGGGTCACACAGTCCCTGGTCGCGATGCGTCCCGAGGTGTCGAGCGCGCGGACCATCGGACGGATCTACCTGCAGCTGGTCAGGGGGCTGTTCGACTCGGACCTCCACGCCGACCGGCTGCTCGATGGCCCGACCAACGACGTCTTCATCGACCCGTGGGTCGCCCACCTGCGAGACCTCGGCGTGACGCTGCACACCGGGGCAACGGTGACCGACCTCGAAGCCGACGGCGAGCGCGTGACGGGCGCGCGAGTCGAGATGGACGATGGTGAGCGCGTCGTCACGGCCGACCAGTACGTCCTCGCGCTTCCATCCGACGTGGTCCTCGTGCTGTTGACGCCCGACCTCGAAGCGGCCGCCCCGTCGCTTGCCGGTGTCCGGGAACTCGACCGCGGCTGGATGAACGGTATCCAGTTCTACCTCCGGCGGGACGTGCCCACGGTTCGAGGGCACAGCGTCTACTACGACTCGCCGTGGGCGCTCACGTCCATCAGCCAGCGACAGTTCTGGGACGACCACGACTTCGATGCCTACGACGAGTGCGAGGGCGTTCTCTCCGTCATCGTCTCCGAGTGGGACGAACCCGGCATCCTGTACGGGAAGCCGGCCCGCGAGTGCACCCGGGCGGAGGTCGCCGACGAGGTGTGGGCGCAGTTGCAGGCACATCTGAACCGCGGCGAGGCGGTGCTCCCCGACGACGTACTCCTCGGTTCCTCTCTGGACCCGGCCATCCGGTGGGACGACGAGGCGGGTGAACTCCGCAACGACGCGCCATTGCTCGTCAACACGGTGGGGAGCCACCAGTACCGCCCCGAGGCCGGAACCGAGTGCCCGAACCTCGTGCTCGCTGCCGACTACGTCCGGACCGAGACCGACCTCGCCAGCATGGAGTGTGCGAACGAGGCCGCCCGCCGGGCGGTCAACGCGATACTGGACAGGGTCGGCAGCACCGCGGACCGGTGTGCACTCTGGGAGTTCGAGTGGCCTGCCGTGTTCGAGCCAGGTCGCCAGCACGACGCGCTGAACATGCGACTCGGGCTCCCGCACCCCGCGGCCGGGAGCGACCAGTTCTGGACGGCGTATCGTGGGGTGCGAACGTCGCCGCTGCTCGGGCGGTTCTTCTCGGAGTGA
- a CDS encoding NifU family protein — translation MTDEADLRDRIGQFLARNFPQIELHGGSYDIAHLDAEEGTVTVLLTGACDGCGISELTIGAVRGRLLSQFPELTDVSVETGIGADAGPVQDDFSDVPF, via the coding sequence ATGACAGACGAGGCCGACCTCAGGGACCGTATCGGCCAGTTCCTCGCGCGGAACTTCCCGCAGATAGAACTGCACGGCGGGAGCTACGACATCGCCCACCTCGACGCCGAGGAGGGGACCGTCACCGTGTTGCTCACCGGCGCGTGTGACGGCTGTGGCATCTCCGAACTGACCATCGGTGCGGTCCGGGGCCGACTGCTCAGTCAGTTCCCCGAACTGACCGACGTGAGCGTCGAGACCGGCATCGGTGCGGACGCTGGCCCGGTACAGGACGACTTCTCCGACGTCCCGTTCTGA
- a CDS encoding DUF192 domain-containing protein produces the protein MRLFHSTGERARILASDVEIADTILSRAKGLMFRRSIPDDYALVFQFDEPRPRDVHMLFVPFPIDVLWLVGDEVVHKKRLRPWVGLGRGTADTLVELPAGEAEDISEGDIVRLES, from the coding sequence GTGCGACTGTTTCACAGCACAGGTGAGCGGGCGCGGATACTCGCCAGCGACGTCGAGATCGCGGACACGATACTCTCCCGGGCGAAGGGCCTGATGTTCCGGCGCTCCATCCCGGACGACTACGCGCTCGTCTTCCAGTTCGACGAGCCCAGGCCCCGCGACGTCCACATGCTGTTCGTCCCGTTCCCCATCGACGTGCTCTGGCTGGTCGGCGACGAGGTCGTCCACAAGAAGCGGCTCCGGCCCTGGGTCGGGCTGGGACGAGGGACGGCAGACACGCTGGTCGAACTCCCGGCTGGCGAGGCGGAGGACATCTCAGAGGGCGATATCGTCCGGCTGGAGTCGTGA
- a CDS encoding polymer-forming cytoskeletal protein, producing MSLHTDPLDELSIPDGTTVEEHDLVTDGDVLIGGRSTVEFGVRGRNVLGGEGIRIEGGVEAEADCRLDMWSDVAGNVLVGRDAFIGERTHIGGRLLVSGDLDIGDEVDIAEGFEANGWIVIRNPMPTIVFLFVYLKQLMLMGEEEAAKQLVNEMTDEEDPDEDPLVVPRNATVSDDAWRVSTPAEIGDECRLHGNFRAESITVGEDCNIFGSLRAKNDIFIGEGTRVHGDVTTRKGEVRIAPGALVLGDVSCSDLELSKGAEVDGTMRARGNITMAGIANRDIE from the coding sequence GTGTCGCTGCATACGGACCCACTCGACGAACTCTCGATTCCCGATGGCACGACGGTCGAAGAACACGACCTCGTGACCGACGGGGACGTCCTCATCGGTGGGCGTTCGACGGTCGAGTTCGGCGTCAGAGGGCGCAACGTCCTCGGTGGCGAAGGCATCCGCATCGAAGGCGGTGTGGAGGCCGAGGCCGACTGCCGGCTCGACATGTGGTCCGACGTGGCGGGGAACGTCCTGGTCGGCCGGGACGCGTTCATCGGCGAGCGAACCCACATCGGCGGGCGGCTGCTGGTCTCCGGCGACCTCGACATCGGCGACGAGGTCGACATCGCCGAGGGCTTCGAGGCCAACGGCTGGATCGTCATCCGCAATCCGATGCCGACCATCGTCTTCCTGTTCGTCTACCTCAAACAGCTCATGCTCATGGGCGAGGAGGAGGCCGCCAAACAGCTGGTCAACGAGATGACCGACGAGGAAGACCCGGACGAGGACCCGCTCGTCGTGCCACGGAACGCCACCGTGAGCGACGACGCCTGGCGCGTCTCGACGCCCGCGGAGATCGGCGACGAGTGCCGCCTGCACGGTAACTTCCGCGCCGAATCCATCACGGTCGGCGAGGACTGCAACATCTTCGGGAGCCTCCGCGCCAAGAACGACATCTTCATCGGCGAAGGCACCCGCGTCCACGGCGACGTGACGACCCGGAAGGGCGAGGTGCGAATCGCCCCCGGCGCGCTCGTCCTCGGCGACGTCTCCTGCTCCGACCTCGAACTCTCGAAGGGTGCCGAGGTGGACGGGACGATGCGCGCCCGCGGTAACATCACGATGGCCGGTATCGCGAACCGCGACATCGAGTGA
- a CDS encoding UPF0058 family protein, with protein sequence MRKQELLHLHQLLSKIRSVIETEGPVPPGAFAPYDNYGVGPYSFNRQKADHEEAIYRLLDGIVATIEARTPETAEPVDEMIL encoded by the coding sequence ATGCGAAAACAGGAGCTCCTCCACCTCCACCAGTTGCTCAGCAAGATACGCTCGGTCATCGAGACAGAGGGTCCCGTACCCCCGGGTGCGTTCGCACCCTACGACAACTACGGGGTCGGCCCGTACTCGTTCAACCGACAGAAAGCAGACCACGAGGAAGCCATCTACCGGCTCCTCGACGGCATCGTCGCGACCATCGAGGCGCGCACGCCCGAGACGGCCGAGCCCGTCGACGAGATGATTCTGTAG
- a CDS encoding UbiA family prenyltransferase, with protein sequence MTFSRHGSGLRADAQALASQVHPVFMLPPIAASWFGSILAGEFDPLLGALHMTAIFLAVYTAHVKDGYVDFYVRGEDDDHPLTARGCRLALLGSSLGFAGMLGALWLVVGPWAAALTLPGWLIGYHHAPQLDTNPVTTTTGYPLGIALAILGGFYVQTGTLTTVALAFAAVFLVLLSGVKVVDDAQDYDYDRSIEKRTVAVILGREGARRAAFSIMGFGLLGVLAFAAFGIFPPSAALAVVVFVPVAYFAYRGTEELATMLLVRGCYVFLAALLVAVYFEPLG encoded by the coding sequence ATGACGTTCTCCCGTCACGGGTCTGGTCTCCGAGCAGATGCGCAGGCACTCGCCTCGCAGGTGCACCCCGTGTTCATGCTCCCGCCCATCGCGGCGTCCTGGTTCGGGAGCATCCTCGCCGGTGAGTTCGACCCACTGCTGGGCGCGCTCCACATGACCGCCATCTTCCTCGCTGTCTACACCGCCCACGTCAAGGACGGCTACGTCGACTTCTACGTCCGTGGCGAGGACGACGACCATCCGCTGACGGCCCGCGGGTGCCGGCTCGCCCTCCTCGGGTCGAGCCTGGGCTTCGCCGGCATGCTGGGCGCGCTCTGGCTCGTGGTCGGCCCCTGGGCTGCGGCCCTGACCCTCCCGGGGTGGCTCATCGGCTACCACCACGCGCCCCAGCTCGACACCAACCCGGTCACGACCACGACGGGGTACCCACTGGGTATCGCACTCGCCATCCTCGGGGGATTCTACGTCCAGACCGGGACGCTCACCACCGTCGCACTCGCCTTCGCCGCCGTCTTTCTGGTCTTGCTCTCGGGCGTCAAGGTCGTCGACGACGCTCAGGACTACGACTACGACCGGTCCATCGAGAAGCGGACCGTCGCGGTCATCCTGGGGCGCGAGGGTGCCCGGCGGGCCGCCTTCAGCATCATGGGCTTCGGCCTGCTCGGCGTCCTCGCGTTCGCCGCCTTCGGCATCTTCCCACCCTCGGCCGCCCTCGCCGTCGTCGTCTTCGTCCCCGTCGCGTACTTCGCCTACCGCGGGACCGAGGAACTCGCGACGATGCTGCTGGTCAGGGGCTGTTACGTCTTCCTGGCCGCGTTGCTCGTGGCGGTGTACTTCGAACCACTCGGGTGA
- a CDS encoding redox-regulated ATPase YchF: protein MLSIALAGKPNAGKSTFYKAATLADVDIANYPFTTIDPNRGVTHVRTECPCLEREERCGDDNCHGGKRYVPVELLDVAGLVPGAHEGKGLGNQFLDALTNADVIINVVDASGATNAEGEPVEPGSHDPLEDIDFIEEEMDMWLTGIVTRNWESVERKSRSPDFDLDDALADMLTGFGAGPADVQAVLRDLDYPADPIQWEDVDREALAREIRARTKPIIVAANKADVASEENVQRLLDCDKPVIPTTAEGELALRKGAEAGVIDYDPGDETFEIVGDISQGQRDALSGLQGTLDQWGGTGVQEALNYAVYDLLDHLTAFPVQDANKWTDAKGNVLPDAFLLPRGSTPVDLAYTVHSDIGDGYLHAVDAKSNRDISDSYELEEGDVVKIVSTAK from the coding sequence ATGCTTTCCATCGCGCTCGCTGGCAAACCGAACGCGGGCAAGTCTACCTTCTACAAGGCGGCCACGCTCGCGGACGTGGACATCGCGAACTACCCCTTCACCACCATCGACCCGAACCGCGGGGTGACACACGTCCGGACCGAGTGCCCCTGTCTGGAGCGGGAGGAACGCTGTGGCGACGACAACTGCCACGGCGGGAAACGGTACGTCCCCGTCGAACTGCTTGACGTGGCTGGGCTCGTGCCCGGCGCACACGAGGGGAAGGGCCTGGGCAACCAGTTCCTCGACGCGCTGACGAACGCCGACGTCATCATCAACGTCGTCGACGCCTCCGGTGCCACGAACGCCGAGGGTGAGCCGGTCGAGCCGGGGAGTCACGACCCCCTCGAAGATATCGACTTCATCGAGGAGGAGATGGACATGTGGCTCACGGGTATCGTGACCCGGAACTGGGAGTCCGTCGAGCGCAAGTCACGGTCTCCGGACTTCGACCTCGACGACGCCCTCGCGGACATGCTCACCGGCTTCGGCGCGGGCCCGGCCGACGTGCAGGCCGTCCTTCGCGACCTCGACTACCCGGCGGACCCCATCCAGTGGGAGGACGTGGACAGGGAGGCCCTGGCCCGCGAGATTCGCGCCCGGACGAAGCCCATCATCGTCGCCGCGAACAAGGCCGACGTGGCGTCCGAGGAGAACGTCCAGCGCCTGCTCGACTGCGACAAGCCGGTCATCCCGACGACCGCCGAGGGCGAGCTCGCGCTCCGCAAAGGGGCCGAGGCGGGCGTCATCGACTACGACCCCGGCGACGAGACGTTCGAGATCGTCGGCGACATCTCGCAGGGGCAGCGAGACGCCCTCTCCGGCCTCCAGGGCACGCTCGACCAGTGGGGTGGCACTGGCGTCCAGGAAGCCCTGAACTACGCGGTGTACGACCTGCTGGACCACCTCACCGCGTTCCCGGTGCAGGACGCGAACAAGTGGACCGACGCGAAGGGGAACGTCCTCCCCGACGCCTTCCTGCTCCCTCGTGGCTCGACCCCGGTCGACCTCGCGTACACCGTGCACTCCGACATCGGCGACGGCTACCTCCACGCGGTCGACGCGAAGTCCAACCGGGACATCTCGGACAGCTACGAACTCGAAGAGGGCGACGTGGTGAAGATCGTCTCGACCGCGAAGTGA
- a CDS encoding bacterio-opsin activator domain-containing protein → MATELSAESDTQRSTPTVLVVDDDQDLADTCRYWLEGEGYRVRTAYGGEDALDVVDEEQVDLVLLDRRMPRLSGDEVLDELRERGHDCPVAMMTAVAPDTDIVDMPFDEYLVKPVAEEDVLDAAEELLARDSFSEDVREYFALEATESALSSRDEENLRDAGVLGDLRDELSEAYEDHEAEIERREQQLDRLVHVNRVIRSIDRTLVEASTRETIESEVCEALVRTESYCAAWIAEYNDHSRGIQTRSTAGGLTDNVDADPDGQLQECVAEAVESGKPQVVSSIAESHGEAVFEDTVEASETAAVVVPLAYREKSYGALLVYTVESHVFTDHELSVFVDLGDHIGNGINAVEQRKLLLADTIAELEFRHADTADPFVALSRDTGGTFTLRGVASTDEVGLTCFVEVEDADADEVLERAADHDAVDHVRLVTEGGESLFELSVTSAAIETLSDVGATVNTFRVEDGEGRIVAEVAPDADLKAIVAAVQSAFQEISVLSKREVERSVQSTEAFKQGLSDKLTDRQQTALETAYAAGYYEWPRDSTAEEVAEAMDIAAPTLHEHLRAGERKLLDAFVDETN, encoded by the coding sequence ATGGCTACAGAGTTGTCCGCGGAGTCGGACACACAGCGGTCGACCCCCACCGTCCTCGTCGTCGACGACGACCAGGACCTCGCAGACACCTGTCGATACTGGCTCGAAGGTGAGGGCTACCGCGTTCGAACCGCATACGGTGGCGAGGACGCACTGGACGTGGTCGACGAGGAGCAGGTGGACCTGGTCCTGCTCGACCGGCGGATGCCTCGACTCTCCGGGGACGAAGTCCTGGACGAACTCCGCGAACGCGGCCACGACTGTCCGGTGGCGATGATGACCGCGGTCGCCCCCGACACCGACATCGTGGACATGCCCTTCGACGAGTACCTCGTCAAGCCCGTGGCCGAGGAAGACGTCCTCGACGCCGCCGAGGAACTCCTCGCCCGGGACTCCTTCTCGGAGGACGTCCGCGAGTACTTCGCGCTGGAGGCGACCGAGTCCGCCCTCTCCTCGCGTGACGAGGAGAACCTCCGCGACGCGGGCGTCCTCGGGGACCTCCGCGACGAGCTCTCGGAGGCCTACGAGGACCACGAGGCGGAGATCGAGCGTCGCGAACAACAGCTCGACCGTCTCGTCCACGTGAACCGGGTCATCCGGAGCATCGACCGGACGCTGGTCGAAGCCTCGACGCGCGAGACCATCGAGTCTGAGGTGTGCGAGGCGCTCGTCCGGACCGAGAGCTACTGCGCGGCGTGGATCGCCGAGTACAACGACCACAGCCGTGGCATCCAGACACGGAGTACGGCCGGCGGCCTGACCGACAACGTGGACGCCGACCCCGACGGGCAGCTGCAGGAGTGTGTCGCCGAGGCCGTCGAGTCCGGCAAGCCACAGGTGGTCTCCTCCATCGCCGAGTCCCACGGCGAGGCCGTCTTCGAGGACACCGTCGAGGCCAGCGAGACCGCGGCCGTCGTCGTCCCGCTCGCCTACCGGGAGAAGTCCTACGGCGCGCTGCTCGTCTACACGGTCGAGTCCCACGTGTTCACCGACCACGAGCTGTCGGTGTTCGTCGACCTGGGCGACCACATCGGGAACGGCATCAACGCCGTCGAGCAGCGTAAGCTCCTCCTGGCGGACACAATCGCCGAACTGGAGTTCCGCCACGCCGACACCGCAGACCCCTTCGTGGCGCTCTCTCGCGATACCGGTGGGACGTTCACGCTCCGCGGGGTGGCCTCGACCGACGAGGTCGGGCTGACCTGTTTCGTCGAGGTGGAAGACGCCGACGCCGACGAGGTCCTCGAACGCGCGGCGGACCACGATGCGGTCGACCACGTTCGACTCGTCACCGAGGGCGGGGAGTCGCTGTTCGAACTCTCGGTGACGAGCGCGGCCATCGAGACGCTCTCGGACGTCGGCGCGACCGTGAACACGTTCCGGGTCGAGGACGGCGAGGGTCGCATCGTCGCCGAGGTCGCTCCCGACGCCGACCTGAAGGCCATCGTCGCGGCCGTCCAGTCGGCCTTCCAGGAGATCTCCGTGCTCTCGAAGCGCGAGGTCGAACGCTCCGTGCAGTCCACCGAGGCGTTCAAGCAGGGTCTCTCGGACAAGCTCACCGACCGCCAGCAGACCGCGCTCGAAACGGCGTACGCGGCCGGCTACTACGAGTGGCCCCGTGACAGCACGGCCGAGGAGGTCGCCGAGGCGATGGACATCGCCGCGCCGACCCTCCACGAGCACCTCCGGGCGGGCGAGCGCAAGCTGCTCGACGCGTTCGTCGACGAGACGAACTGA
- a CDS encoding putative quinol monooxygenase, whose protein sequence is MLVIHAVFPIDPDRRDEALEQFQTLAEQSRAEEGAIDYRVTTNIERPNEIRVFEQYEDEAAFGAHAESDHFKKLEAALPDLLAGEPSVTRFDVDSATELEV, encoded by the coding sequence ATGTTGGTCATTCACGCGGTGTTCCCGATAGACCCCGACAGACGTGACGAGGCACTCGAGCAGTTCCAGACACTGGCGGAACAGTCACGAGCCGAGGAGGGTGCCATCGACTATCGAGTGACGACGAACATCGAACGGCCGAACGAGATCCGCGTCTTCGAACAGTACGAAGACGAGGCCGCCTTCGGTGCCCACGCCGAATCGGACCACTTCAAGAAACTCGAAGCGGCGTTGCCCGATCTCCTCGCAGGGGAGCCCTCGGTGACGCGCTTCGACGTCGACTCGGCGACCGAACTCGAGGTGTAA
- a CDS encoding type 1 glutamine amidotransferase gives MLLSLENEVDPDARYLGDALRSLLTEYETYDYVREGGRPDLTAYDDIDGVVVGGSTAGVYEADDHPWMREEAAFVRELVDRGVPVLGVCFGHQLVNEALGGRVEHHGLDHRLVDADLEPDPLFDGVNSTIPAVHGDRVVALGDGMEPIAATGDYPYFAARHRDAPVWTVQYHPEFQESLLPRITADFGWTDSGRSWDDVTTDRTLRNFERLASEYSG, from the coding sequence ATGCTCCTCTCCCTGGAGAACGAGGTCGACCCCGACGCCAGGTATCTGGGCGACGCGCTGCGGTCGCTCCTCACCGAGTACGAGACGTACGACTACGTCCGAGAGGGCGGTCGACCCGACCTCACGGCGTACGACGACATCGACGGCGTCGTCGTCGGTGGGAGCACCGCCGGCGTGTACGAGGCGGACGACCACCCCTGGATGCGCGAGGAGGCCGCCTTCGTCCGGGAACTGGTCGACCGGGGTGTTCCCGTCCTCGGCGTCTGCTTCGGCCACCAGCTCGTGAACGAGGCGCTGGGCGGACGGGTCGAACACCACGGGCTCGACCACCGGCTCGTCGATGCCGACCTCGAACCAGACCCCCTGTTCGACGGCGTGAACTCGACGATTCCCGCGGTCCACGGCGACCGCGTGGTCGCGCTGGGCGATGGGATGGAACCCATCGCCGCGACCGGGGACTACCCGTACTTCGCGGCGCGACACCGCGACGCGCCGGTGTGGACCGTGCAGTACCACCCCGAATTCCAAGAATCACTCCTCCCGCGGATTACCGCGGACTTCGGCTGGACCGATTCGGGGCGCTCGTGGGACGACGTGACGACCGACCGGACCCTCCGGAACTTCGAGCGACTGGCGAGTGAGTACTCGGGCTGA
- a CDS encoding glycosyltransferase family 87 protein codes for MGEAAPSDTSAPTPHTGARFVLVLAVLAGGGHLFSVWSRAPSFLGVDFAVYRLAAQAVLDGGPVYAVAPTIAPEFTFLYPPIAVLPFLPFALLSQPVGFAVFTGLNLAAGLALAVLVWRYVEAHGVALTWVDRLLLAAVCLGSSYRIGSVFYGQVNVYLALTLAVGFVALERDREWLSGTAFAIPAFVKVFPAVVGVWLLRRRAWRGVAAAVVTGIGLHLLGLLVFGPDLVATYLDVVLHERTGIEAFRGGLPIDATYMTLRRATSHLFPTAGSAVHAAAAFALLAPPVAFCYRDVSTHGRRLTAAFVTVVGLLLFFPSYQVYVVYALFPLLPLLYLFPATEPFRRPRQLFLAGAALSTAAASAGTLLAWLVTVPAVGSGLATVLRPMFTLASPTTCGLVLAMLACVWLHSRVESGQ; via the coding sequence ATGGGTGAGGCAGCGCCCAGCGACACGAGCGCACCGACGCCCCATACCGGGGCGCGATTCGTCCTCGTGCTCGCGGTGCTCGCCGGGGGTGGCCACCTCTTCTCGGTGTGGTCGCGTGCCCCCTCGTTCCTCGGCGTCGACTTCGCGGTGTACCGGCTGGCGGCGCAGGCAGTCCTCGACGGCGGGCCGGTCTACGCGGTCGCGCCCACGATCGCCCCCGAGTTCACGTTCCTCTATCCGCCCATCGCGGTACTCCCCTTCCTCCCCTTCGCCCTGCTCTCCCAGCCCGTCGGGTTCGCCGTCTTCACCGGACTGAACCTGGCCGCTGGCCTGGCGCTGGCGGTGCTGGTGTGGCGATACGTCGAGGCGCACGGCGTCGCCCTGACGTGGGTCGACCGGCTCCTGCTCGCGGCGGTCTGTCTCGGCTCGAGCTACCGCATCGGCTCAGTGTTCTACGGGCAGGTGAACGTCTATCTCGCGCTCACGCTCGCGGTGGGGTTCGTCGCGCTGGAACGCGACCGTGAGTGGCTCTCCGGAACCGCGTTCGCCATCCCCGCGTTCGTGAAGGTGTTCCCGGCCGTGGTCGGCGTCTGGCTCCTGCGCCGACGGGCCTGGCGAGGGGTCGCGGCCGCGGTCGTGACGGGTATCGGCCTGCACCTGCTCGGCCTCCTCGTCTTCGGCCCCGACCTCGTCGCGACCTACCTGGACGTGGTACTGCACGAACGGACCGGAATCGAGGCGTTCCGGGGCGGCCTCCCCATCGACGCGACCTACATGACGCTTCGGCGGGCCACCTCGCACCTGTTCCCGACAGCCGGGAGCGCGGTCCACGCGGCGGCGGCGTTCGCCCTGCTCGCCCCGCCGGTCGCGTTCTGCTACCGGGACGTGTCGACCCACGGGCGACGGCTGACCGCGGCGTTCGTCACGGTCGTCGGGCTCTTGCTGTTCTTCCCGTCGTACCAGGTGTACGTGGTGTACGCCCTGTTCCCGCTGCTCCCGCTGCTGTACCTGTTTCCGGCGACGGAGCCGTTCCGACGGCCACGACAGCTCTTCCTCGCAGGTGCAGCGCTCTCGACGGCGGCAGCATCGGCCGGCACGCTGCTCGCGTGGCTCGTGACGGTCCCGGCGGTCGGTAGCGGGCTGGCGACCGTGCTCCGACCGATGTTCACGCTCGCGTCCCCGACCACCTGCGGGCTGGTACTGGCCATGCTGGCGTGCGTCTGGCTGCACTCGCGGGTCGAGTCTGGCCAGTAA
- a CDS encoding DUF5800 family protein codes for MTTLSFDDDGCDVVYEGTEFRLEKELIEEATGKNYFDVTDHEVLQIVEKNPALSGEPRRIGDILG; via the coding sequence ATGACCACGCTTTCGTTCGACGATGACGGCTGTGACGTCGTGTACGAGGGGACCGAGTTCCGACTCGAGAAGGAGCTCATCGAGGAGGCGACCGGGAAGAACTACTTCGACGTGACCGACCACGAGGTCCTCCAGATCGTCGAGAAGAACCCGGCACTGTCCGGCGAGCCGCGACGTATCGGTGACATTCTCGGCTGA